Within Rhododendron vialii isolate Sample 1 chromosome 12a, ASM3025357v1, the genomic segment CTTAGAGTCCGtgtcagaacaccttcttaaaaaataagtattttttttttacatttttaaattaaaaaataatgtaaataaaaaataattttttgattttttttatactgtattaaagatcttaatatgatctttcaaacaagatccattttgcatatttttagatttcaataagcccatcatttttagcttgaaattaactgctttcttaaaaaataagtacttatttcaatttccggaacggggccttattcTAAATCACTAAATTAatgtggcccattaatttttagctcgAAAAACTCATAAATATCGGCCTAATTTAATTAATATGTAATTAAATCACCCTCCAGCGCTGGTccaaaatttggtgcaaaaaatgagCATAAACAACTAACTATGTGAATAAAAGATATATTACTACAATTATTCCTCATAGTTTCATAATTCCTCATTCGAATGCCGAAATGTGCTTATTTAGGTTGTAGATTGAATTGAAATATGGATTATTTTGGGTTGATCCGCGTGCAAGTCcttcataaatattttgattgaaaatgtaGTAGTTACATAATCACATCATGTTCGTTGATATCAAGAAACTATATTAGATATCTTTAAGTGCTTAATTCAAACTATCTAAATTTTAGTTTGAAAtcaggacaaaaaaaaaaaattttaagcaaGAAACACGTTTATGTAGAAAAATTTAAAGCAAAAATTTTTTAGTTCGATCAAATATGTATCAAACTAAGAATGACTAGCTTAAATTGCTACAAAAACAAGCCCCACGAAAACGAATATTTTTAATCATTGGAGTATACATCAGATATGAACTTTATCTGATCTGAGTAACGTTCACCTAACTAGTATATATGAACAATGAGTAATGTTCATCCACTATTTATGTGGCCTCTGTGAATAAAATAATACTCCAAATTTGAAAACTCCACTTCGTTTATCATGATATAACATGCAACGTACCACTCTAGAACACATTAAAAATACTCTAAACACACAACAACGACACATTGAGGAGTTAAAATAGTAATTTGGAAGAATCAACTTAGAATCAGGATTTTTCCATTAAAGTTCACTCCCATAGTCCCATGCGTCCACTTGTTCAATTTTCCCTATCAAGAGAAACAAAACATCGATATGTTTACCAAAAGAGGAATAAAAAAGGAAGCCAGATAACTCAAGGGGTTTCGCCAAGTAGCTGTGATAGAgcgaaaaaataataaatatctCTCAATGAAATCACAGATTTCATTCTTGTGGAGGCTCGATATTTTAAATCCTGAAGCCACTGGACGTTGTGTCCGATCGTTATTTTCAGGGTTCCGAAATTAGTTAAGATACGTACAAGTTAGTCCGAAACATCtggtttaaaaaaagaagaagaagaagaagccagaTGGCGTTATCAAACAGGCGAATCGTCTATCGTTGTGCTcctctcaaattttcaatcgaTAAGTCGGTCACACACATCCCAAGGTAAACAAGAGCAGCTGGAAGCCACGTGTCGACCCCCATACACGCGTCGAAACAACAGGAGAGGTGGCAACCCCATGAGCTATTCAGAACTTCCTATTAAATGGCGATTGGGTATTTACAGCAGCTCAGACCAACCAATCTATTCACAACCTTTCAATAGATTTTCCATATAAACTCTCTCTAGTCTCTCATCACTTTTTCCCTAGGAGGAATTTCAGCTGTAACAGAAGTTCGAAGAATGGCAACTGAGGATCAGAAGTACAAGGCCGGTCAGACCATGGGCCATGCTGAGGTAATTATCATTTTCTCGagttttagcaaaaaaaaaaaaagcgtgaCCTTCGGGATCGTATCGAGTGGTTGAAAGGCTTGAAAGAGAATGTTGTTCCGGTGGCGACtgtgataaaaataattttgtttctgttttgcaGGAGAAGGCAGGCCAGATGACAGACAACGTGAAGCAGAAGGCCGTAGAAGCCAAGGACACGGCCTTCCAGGCGGCTCAGGCTGCGAAGGACCGGACTACCGGGTCCAAGGACCCGACCGGTGCGGCCAAGGACAAGGCAGGGGAGGCGGGCAAGTACACCAAGGACTCGGCCGTGGCCGGGAAGGACAATACCACGGGCTTCCTCGGAAACGCGGCGGAGCAAATAAAGAGCACGGCGGGGGGCGCCACGGAGCAGGTCAAGAGCGCGGCTGCGGGCGCTACGGAGGCCGTGAAGAACACCCTTGGCATGGGTGCCAAAGACACCTCCGGAAAGGACAACAATTAGGTGTTTGTTGATTCCATTTTGTGTTTGTATTCGGCTTATTAGTAGTATGGCTGTTGGGATGGTCTTTTGTTTCGAGCTGCATGCCTCACGTTTGTGTGGGGATGGTTTCACAGTTCACTTTCACTTTCATCTTCAAAGAGGCAGTTCACTTTTGACCTTTTTGCTATGTACTCTACTACTCCTAGGTGGTAGCTAGTTTGGGTGAAAGTGCTTCCTCATTATGTTCGTTCCATGTTTTATGAATAAATATAGGACTAATTTCCTTGTAATATTGGCGTTTGTAGCAGGACTCTTGTTTCTCTTATTCATAACTATTCGTTCGCAATAGTTAGAAAAGTGTCTACTCCAATGAGTTTATGGAAAACAAAATCTTGTGCTTTGACAACCAGAAATAAAGGTCTTGTTCGTTAAAATTACCAAACGAACAAGACCAAAGTTATTGGACTTTGCTTAATTTCTAACTTTcttgtttggataattttttccTACTTAAAGCACAAAAATTTATAAGAATATTGTTTTTCTTATCAGGTCCCTACAAACGTTTACTGCTAAAATTTAACACTAGTATAAATTTCTTTAAATGAACACATGGggaaaaaattttcatttaaaatttTCGTGAACTACTTTCCTTCACTGAACTCTGAATGGTTTATCATTATAGCAAAATGACcccgttttgggattttgattttgattttgattttgaatttaaatttgtaggtaatgaatatagagagaaataaaatgatgattgaaaatatgattAATAAttagaaagagatagagagaaagataagaataatgattgaaaaaaaataaaataaaaattataattgaaaatcaaaaaccaCGAACGGGTTCTCCATGGGGTCATAAACTCGTGGTAACTAATACCACTGACAAGAATACTTACAAGtattgaaatttacccattCATTACCAGATAAGCAATCTAGGTTTTGCAGGCGCTTTGACTTTTCTTCAACATGTGTTATATAGCTACAGTAACATGATAATATTGGGTGAATTGTTGGTATTTATTTACTTCGAAAATAAAGACTCCTAAATGAAATAAATGGGTTACTGGAGTGTGAAGAAGCATGAGTATTTAAatggagaagtttttcagtgccaggtgggcacgggccacgtggtgccgcccaaacgtgttttggacggtccaaatctatttgggtaattttttaacataaaattatcaaaacacctTCTCAAACCCAAAcagatctgaaccgtccaaaataagtatggacggccgagatgcgtgctcggcaccacgtggcccgtgcccacccaccactgaaaaatttctcatttaaaTGGGTTACTGGAGTCTTTTCCCCAACCGATTCGAGTAAAGGCCATGTCTGGTGTGGCTTTGCAGCAGGAGGATTTGACCAAGCTGTATAAGGAGTTCTGCCTTTGGGTTTTGTATCTTTTGAGTGCGATAGACCTGTGAGGGTTAGCAATGTAGTCTTGTAAATATCAGTGTGTGTGAGAGAATACTGCTTGCAAAGTTCTTGTTCTTCCGGTTACAAGAAATTGCTCCATTTTCTCTGTAGATGTAcccgaatttgaaaaattatgtaattctctatatttgtgtgtgtttgttgtgatgtttggttttgatccttaAGGCACAACGGTCTTTATTTGAGGAGGTTCGTGTTTGTACTCTTACTATCTATATATGTGAATAAATCATACTACACTTATGCCTCATAGTTTCATAAAATATTCCTCATTTGAAGAGGGCTGCAGCCCAAGGTATTTAGGGGTCCTATATCAAATGGTTGAGTGGAGCcctatatatattttcaatcaacaaataattaataaaaatatgtacttatcTATATATTCACATTTAACATGGTAAATGCTTAATTTGTGACTGCTAAATCCTCTTTGACACAAGTTTGAAACATATATAGTAGCAACAACAATATTTTCGGCAAATaagcacttaaaaaaacccaattggcattcGAATTCAGGCATTTTCTATGGGATAGAATATGCTATACCATTGAATCACCAATGAAACTTCTTTattgtaaacaaaaaatatatatacttgttATGAAGGGGGTTCTATTTTTGGCCCAAAATTTGGAGGTCCTAGACACAGGCTCTTGGGCCTTACCCTATGGCTGGCCCTGCATTTGGATGCCAAAAAGTGCTTATTTGGGTTGTAAATTGAATTGAAATATGAATTATTTTGGGTTGATATGTAGTTCCGGCTGCCTGTAGGCTGCAAGTcctccataaatattttgattgaaaatgtaGTAGTTCCATCACCACATCATGTTCGCTGATATCAAGAAATTATATTATTACAAGTAGGCTTGTCAATGGACCAGATTTAATCCGAATCCcataacatcgatccgataatccgaatccggtaatccaaatacgAATCGGATTGAATttggatcggatcggatcggatgaGATTAAATCCATTATCAAACCGATCcagactttatttttttttaaaaactgtaaattttttattttgaaaaaaaaaatgtttaagaagttgtatttttatttttatttttattttttaaacttgtatttttattttattttattttatttggaaaataatttttttttttaaaattgtatttttttgctaaaatttctgaagtaaaatagttttcggattcggattaccactatcggattcgagtcttatcggattcggattgaatTCGAATCTTATCGGATTTGGATCGAATCCAGTCTATTGATAGGTCTAATTACAAGTACGTTGAGAAATTGCAACAATTAGTAAAAACACCATGCgcaaaaaacaatgaaaaaataatGGAGAACACAAGACACCGATCTTTTATGTGGATCAATAATTGTGTAGTTATATTCACGGATCACACCCATTTGAATAGAGTACAGAAATTACAAACAACGGACCAATCACATGATAGGTAAAAGTGTGTGGCCTATATATGCTAATTATTCACCTTTAATTGTCATACTAACCTAATAAGCATACCCCGCCCATTccatatctatataatatggagcaacgtttttttgaattctttatattttggaccatcgaatttgtatatatttattttatagtTGAGATTTACGGGTACAAAATTAGAAATATACTAGGAAATAATGAATATTTGGAAGAAAGATgaatgaaaaactaaaattaatattTCATAATTTTGGCTGCTTTGAATTACACTTAGCCGCTTTGAATTACTCTTGGACGAATTGAATGgctcttggccgcatcaaattgcacttggccgcatctaATTACTCTGGCCTGCAtgaaattgcacttggccgccaCTAATTACTTTATGGTCTCACAATTCTACGCGGCCATGTGCAATTCCTTGCGGCCAAGAACAATTCTATGctgccaagagtaattcgacgcggccaagtgcaattcgatgcaaCCAATAGTAATTCGtagcagccaagtgcaatttgatgtggccaagtgcaattcaatgcggtcAAGAGTAATATGTAATGCTCCTCTCGCATGAGGTGGGACCATACACATATCTGAGACTTACCTCATGTGAGATGTCGTTAAAAAGAACCATTATATCCAcacacaaaattttgaaaaaatgggatttgatacttcatttagactATTTTTAGAAAACATTACGCCGTGCTTTTAGGCTCGGACAATTACTAGTATATCCATATGATGAAGTAGTACCGAGACATGTACGTGTTGGACATACTTAAATAAatgtcaaattttgataattaattttatgaaattgattttgacactccaatTTTTACCACTGACACTCCACTTTGTGTATTAACcatgtgaaaaaataaaactaaaaatggAGTGCCAAAACTTGGAAACTCCACTTCGTCTTCGTTTATCGGCAAAATTTTATCGATGGAGTTTTTGTTTCATGGTGCCCTTACTGATTCATATTCCTAACTAGTAACTACACCACCGGTTGTACTTACCTAAATGCATACTAATTTGTTTACGAAGACTCCAGAACGCATTAAAAGTAGTCCAAAAACACAACAATGACACATTGAGGAGTTAAAAATTTGGAAGAATCAACTCAGAATCAAGATTTTCCATTGATGTTCACCCCATGCGTCCACCTGTTCAATTTTCCCCATCGAGAGAGACAAAAACAACGATTATGTTTACCAAAAGAGGAATAAAAAGGCCGCCAGATGGCGCGCGTTTACCAAACAGGCGAATCATAAATCGTTGTGATCTGAACAAAGTCGGTCACACATCCCAAGGTGGCTAGGAGGAAACCACGTGTCCCCGTACACGCGTCGAAACAACGGCACAGGTGGCAACCCATGTGCTATTCAGAATTTCCTATAAATGGCCATTGGGCATATGCAGCAGCTTCAAGCCCTCAAACCATCCAATCTTACTCACAATCTTCCAATCGATTTTCCAgatacacacactctctcttctcGCTTTTTCCCTAGGAGGAATTTCAGCTGTAACACAAGTTTGAAGAATGGCAACTGAGGATCAGAAGTACAAGGCCGGTCAAACCATGGGCGTTGCTGAGGTAATTatcattttcatgatttttaGCCAAAAAACAGCTCTTTGAACTTCTGGGTTGTATCGAATGGTTGAAAGATTTGAAAGAGAATGTTGTTCGGGCGGCTAAtgtgataaaaataattaatcttTTTGTTGCaccaatttattttttactttcctAGTAGTATGTAGTACAGCATCGCCTTATAAATGGAATGGGTTTCTTTTTTGGCAGGAGAAGACGGGCCAGATGACAGAAAACGTGAAGCAAAAGGCCGGAGAAGCCAAGGACAAGGCCTACCAGACGGCTCAGGCCGCGAAGGACCGGACCATTGAGACCAAGGACCAGACCGGCAGTTACATCTCCGACACGGCCGGTGCGGCCAAGGACAAGGCAGGGGAGGCGGTCCAGTACACCAAGGACTCGGCCGTGGCCGGGAAGGACCAGACCACCGGCGTCCTCGGAAACGCGGCGAAGTACACCAAGGACTCGGCCTGTGCGGCCAAGGACAAGGCAGGGGAGGCGTTCCAGTACACCAAGGACTCGGCCGTGGCCGGGAAGGACCAGACCGCCGGCGTCCTCGGAAACGCGGTGGAGCAGGTCAAGAGCGCCGCGGCGGGCGCCACGGAGGCCGTGAAGAACACCCTTGGCATGGGTGCCAAAGAAGACACCACTACCGGAAAGGACAACAATAAttagtttttgagaaattgggAAAGTGTTCTTGTTGATTCCTCCATATTGTGTTTTGTACTCATTTGGTTTATTAGTATGGCTGTTGGGATGGTCTTTAATTTGTTTCGAATCGAGTTGCCTCATGTTTGTGAGGTGATGATTTCACTTATTTTCTTTGAGGTTGTTCACTTTTGACCCTTTTGCTATGTACTCTACCACTACTCCTAGGTGGTAGCTAGTTTGGGTGAAAGTGCTTCCACATTATGTACTTTCCATGTTTTATGAATAAATATTAGGCTTATTTCCTTGTAAAATGGCGTTTGTGGCATGACTCTTGTCTCTCTTATTCATAATTATTTCGACGCAAAATATTTAATGCAGGAGAGAATTCTTTTAGTAGTATTCAGTTGGCGACTTCAGAAAGTTTAAGTACGAGGTCGTCTGCAATAGTTAGAACACTAGTGTCTTTCTTTGATGAGTttatagaaaaataatattgtCTTTTGACAACCAGAAACAAAGTTATTGAACTTGCGTCCTAACTTTCTTATTTGGATATTTATTTCCTACTAAAAGCAcatattatttttcttatcagGTCCCTACAAGTGTTTACTGCTAAAATTTAATACTAGTATAAATTTCTTTGAATGAACACATGGGGAAAAAATCTTCATTTAAAATTTTCGTGAACTACTTTCCTTCACTGAACTCTGAATGGTTTATCATTATAGCAAAACCAAATTTCTACATGGGGTCAAAATCTTGGTGGTAACTAAGTACTAAATTTACCCTTTCATTACCCGATAAGCAATCTAGGTTTTGCAGGTGCTTTGACTTTCCTTCAACATGTGCTAGCTACAGTAACATGATAATATTGGGTGAATTGTTGGTATTTTTTTacttcataaataaatattcctaaaagaaataaatggaTTACTGGAGTGTGAAGAAGCATGAGTATTTAAAGCTATGtttctagactttttgtttATGGGTCGAGATTGGTTAGAGTCCCGACTCTTGACCCATACTTATAACCTAGAAATATTTGGAACCCAATTTAGCATGTGTGAGATTTTCGGTATATCTCCGGTCCTTGAAATTTCGTTTTCCATGATTAAAAATGTGTATGGAAATCTGAagcaaaggtttttttttatttttaatctgcaaaagaaggattttattaatcattgaaacaAGTTACAACGATTAAAAGCATTCAAAGACGATgacatcacaaaaaaaaaaaaaaaactgacatCTCAACAAAGTTGACACCCCAGCTCTCGACATTCATTTGCCTCTAAAGACCCCAAGAAGTTGGTGAGGAACCAACCAGTAATCgaaaaaacagagaaacagagttCTATTGCTGTAAGAAGGTAACAAAATATAAACAGAGCCTTCCACTATGATGTGAACTTTGATTTCATCCAAAGTGCTACCCTTGTTTTCACTAACTCACCAAACTCGACTTTTGAGGAGTTGAATTGATGAAGAGAAGGTCATTTCTTACGGTCCATGATTCCATATAGACCACATCATTCATCATTGCATAAAGAGCGGCTTCCCAATAATGAATAATGTTTTTCCAGATATGAAGCAAAACTGGATGTTGTAACAAGTGGTTTGGAATATCTTTGTGAGACCCAAAATGAATATCAAAGATGTATGTAGGTCGGAATATGTACTCATACTCTTTTTGTTAGGGTATTAAAGAAAACAGATTTAGGTAGATAagtgtcaatttggtccaatcTAAGCCCTTTGTAGACTCGCAACATattgtcattttctccatcCGCTAACCGTCCGTGAATGTTGTTTGGTCAGTTCGGTTTGGATGTGATTTCGATGGATTTGAGCATAcaacttatttttcttacatacaccaaaaagctaaaaaataaagCCCCAAAACTTCAAGTCGAATCAAGTCTAAACAAATTCGAACAAATCTAAACATTGATCCACCCTACGATCCAAACTTTACCTTATCCGTTCGTTCATAGAATCTGATTCTCAATGTGTAGTATTAGCGAATTGTCATCCACAATGGATATACCTCTTTAGATCGTTGAATGATAAAGTTTGCGAGATTACATTCAAAGTAATTAGGACTAGGGTTTTTCTTCAGCAGTTCAGTCattaatttattttcctttttttttttttttttgaaatggcgGATGGTTAAGTTTGAACCGGAATGGGATCCGCCAAAATCAATATTTTTAGATCACATCCGTTCGTAGAATGTCTCGGTTTGGTTCAATTTGGTCCGGATTGAATGGATTAGGCGGTTTGGTTCATCCGCTAGACAACCCTATTATCTGTATACATGTTAATCGAGTAGAATCGAAACTAAACAAAATCAATCCGGTCTTTACACTTTTAGTTCTCAATTTCTAGAACCGTTCGGAATAGT encodes:
- the LOC131309770 gene encoding late embryogenesis abundant protein Dc3-like isoform X2, whose protein sequence is MATEDQKYKAGQTMGHAEEKAGQMTDNVKQKAVEAKDTAFQAAQAAKDRTTGSKDPTGAAKDKAGEAGKYTKDSAVAGKDNTTGFLGNAAEQIKSTAGGATEQVKSAAAGATEAVKNTLGMGAKDTSGKDNN
- the LOC131309770 gene encoding late embryogenesis abundant protein Dc3-like isoform X1, with protein sequence MATEDQKYKAGQTMGVAEEKTGQMTENVKQKAGEAKDKAYQTAQAAKDRTIETKDQTGSYISDTAGAAKDKAGEAVQYTKDSAVAGKDQTTGVLGNAAKYTKDSACAAKDKAGEAFQYTKDSAVAGKDQTAGVLGNAVEQVKSAAAGATEAVKNTLGMGAKEDTTTGKDNNN